From Arachis stenosperma cultivar V10309 chromosome 2, arast.V10309.gnm1.PFL2, whole genome shotgun sequence, one genomic window encodes:
- the LOC130962216 gene encoding uncharacterized protein LOC130962216, which produces MSGGLTWRHHAVIQALLSRGPLKENDLHSMFKELTKKSPGTDRKLFDEFILKINMELTFVNFELRACIDQYDGQIYYGVVNTVSDEQSKLGTKYTIPEIAFYKALMEVIAQDAMASGVVSSIDALNLRLDSQVSIAIDPQSQGSQSNIPHPLKTFTKIQKEKALDDLVRDRWLHVTEDGHIKLGVKSFLDLRSWFRNNDIPSCQVCNEAGVKAELCRNENCTVRIHHYCLKQLFSRRKVEKVCPSCGTSWPYTVPKTEAVETEDENEPGGSRQATGSRRTRQAVATEVENKPRGSQQATGSRRTRQAVATEDGHEPRGSKLPTGSRRTRQRTNTNSGDEAAESCDENVPNERTGSQHGNEMTRKRGKTHRSGDANVGISAESQSQSLPGVPGTRRVTRSSSRLQ; this is translated from the exons ATGTCAGGTGGGTTAACCTGGAGGCACCATGCCGTAATTCAAGCTTTGTTGTCACGAGGTCCACTCAAAGAGAACGATTTGCACTCGATGTTCAAGGAACTCACTAAGAAAAGCCCAg GCACTGATCGGAAGCTATTTGATGAGTTTATTCTGAAGATAAATATGGAACTTACTTTTGTTAATTTTGAGTTGCGTGCCTGCATAGATCAATATGATGGCCAAATCTATTATGGTGTGGTCAATACAGTCTCTGACGAACAATCAAAGCTTGGAACGAAGTATACAATCCCTGAAATTGCTTTTTATAAGGCTCTT ATGGAAGTGATAGCACAAGATGCCATGGCAAGTGGTGTTGTATCTAGCATTGATGCTCTGAATCTTCGTTTGGACAGTCAG GTTTCGATCGCGATAGATCCACAATCCCAAGGAAGCCAATCCAATATCCCACATCCATTGAAAACTTTCACAAAAATTCAGAAGGAAAAGGCACTAGATGACCTTGTGAGGGATAGGTGGCTTCATGTGACTGAAGATGGTCATATCAAACTTGGAGTGAAGTCATTTCTTGATCTTCGCAGTTGGTTTCGGAATAATGACATTCCATCATGTCAAGTTTGCAATGAAGCTGGTGTAAAG GCCGAGTTATGCCGAAACGAAAATTGTACAGTAAGAATTCATCACTACTGCCTCAAGCAACTTTTTTCCCGAAGAAAG GTGGAAAAAGTTTGCCCAAGTTGTGGTACCTCATGGCCATATACAGTACCCAAGACAGAAGCTGTGGAAACTGAAGATGAGAATGAACCCGGAGGAAGCCGACAAGCTACTGGTTCTAGAAGAACCAGGCAAGCCGTGGCAACTGAAGTTGAGAATAAACCTCGAGGAAGCCAACAAGCTACTGGTTCTAGAAGAACCAGGCAAGCCGTGGCAACTGAAGATGGGCATGAACCTCGAGGAAGCAAACTACCAACTGGTTCTAGAAGAACGAGGCAAAGAACCAATACGAATTCTGGGGATGAAGCGGCTGAATCATGTGATGAGAATGTGCCAAATGAACGCACCGGAAGCCAACATGGTAATGAAATGACGCGCAAAAGGGGTAAAACTCATAGAAGTGGCGATGCAAATGTGGGAATATCTGCTGAATCTCAATCCCAATCTTTACCCGGCGTTCCTGGTACAAGGAGAGTAACCCGAAGCTCTTCTCGTCTCCAGTAA